One genomic window of Pseudomonadota bacterium includes the following:
- a CDS encoding NAD(P)H-dependent oxidoreductase subunit E, with product MLVTANERLKEHLAPIAARHGGGRSALMPMLQEIQRRHSRITPYAMQVVADMLNIHPVEVMGVVSFYSFLGTEPKGRFIIRLCRTISCDMRGKDRVARQLETDLGIKFGETTPDGFFTLEYANCLGLCDEGPAMLVNDKAYTRVTPEMVQHVVEECRGQFGLHAQQRKEEQLI from the coding sequence ATGCTCGTCACAGCCAATGAGAGGTTGAAGGAACATCTGGCGCCGATCGCGGCCAGGCACGGCGGCGGGCGCAGCGCCCTCATGCCGATGCTACAGGAGATCCAGAGGAGGCATTCGCGGATCACGCCGTACGCGATGCAGGTGGTGGCGGACATGCTCAATATCCACCCTGTGGAGGTGATGGGGGTGGTCTCGTTCTACAGCTTCCTGGGCACCGAGCCCAAGGGCCGATTCATCATCAGGCTCTGCCGCACGATCTCCTGCGACATGCGCGGCAAGGACAGGGTGGCTCGCCAGCTGGAGACCGACCTGGGCATCAAGTTCGGCGAGACGACGCCCGACGGCTTCTTCACGCTGGAGTACGCAAACTGCCTCGGCCTGTGCGACGAGGGCCCTGCCATGCTGGTCAACGACAAGGCCTACACCAGGGTCACGCCCGAGATGGTCCAGCATGTTGTAGAGGAGTGCCGCGGCCAGTTCGGGCTCCACGCCCAGCAGAGAAAGGAGGAGCAGCTGATATGA